One part of the Anaerofustis stercorihominis DSM 17244 genome encodes these proteins:
- a CDS encoding helix-turn-helix domain-containing protein translates to MTTIDILRRIIKKSHLEIEVEFNEKLVLIRKEKGLTQEELASLLFVSRTAVSKWESGRGYPSIDSLKEISRVFGVTIDELLCGDEIILLVEEDNKKKGETFKNILFGLFDVFTITLFFLPLFGLKSGSKVLSVSLFSLKGIENYVFIPYVLILTLCSVYGIMELVLQNYDNDNWKRYNTYISVILSIVAVMIFIVSNQPYMAFLFFIIFILKVFCLFKQ, encoded by the coding sequence ATGACTACAATTGATATTCTACGCAGAATAATAAAAAAATCACATTTGGAGATAGAAGTGGAATTTAATGAAAAACTGGTGTTAATAAGAAAAGAAAAAGGCTTGACGCAGGAAGAACTTGCTTCTTTATTATTCGTTTCAAGGACGGCTGTATCAAAATGGGAGTCGGGCAGGGGATATCCGAGTATCGATTCTTTGAAAGAAATATCAAGGGTATTTGGTGTTACCATAGATGAACTCCTTTGTGGAGATGAAATTATACTTCTTGTCGAGGAAGATAATAAGAAAAAAGGTGAAACATTTAAAAATATATTATTTGGGTTATTTGATGTTTTTACAATTACTCTGTTCTTCCTTCCTTTATTTGGGTTGAAGTCGGGGAGTAAAGTATTATCTGTATCCCTGTTTTCTTTGAAGGGGATTGAAAATTATGTTTTTATTCCCTATGTCTTGATTTTGACTTTATGCTCGGTTTATGGGATAATGGAGCTCGTGCTTCAAAATTATGACAACGATAATTGGAAAAGGTACAATACTTATATTTCGGTTATATTAAGTATTGTTGCCGTTATGATATTTATCGTGTCTAATCAGCCTTATATGGCATTTTTATTTTTCATTATATTTATTTTAAAGGTATTTTGTTTATTTAAACAGTGA
- a CDS encoding phosphatase PAP2 family protein, translated as MKRVKKSFICSGVLFILFAVFTFMVIKVDVKAAGPNRSMIGLSAINKFVFDSFGGSGIWYKITEVLGAIALLTAFGFGILGLIQLIKRKSLFKVDKDILLLGGFYLIIIAFYVLFENLTINYRPILVDGNLEASFPSTHTMLAVFIMSTAIYQFHTRIKNKNLRYTAEALSSIVLVLTVVGRLLSGVHWFTDIVSGVLISFAFVMLYYAFVKWLRAVRP; from the coding sequence ATGAAAAGAGTTAAAAAAAGTTTTATATGTTCCGGTGTATTATTTATACTGTTTGCGGTTTTTACTTTTATGGTAATAAAAGTAGATGTCAAAGCGGCAGGACCGAACCGATCCATGATAGGTCTGTCTGCTATCAATAAGTTTGTTTTTGACAGTTTTGGGGGTAGCGGTATATGGTATAAAATCACTGAGGTTTTAGGGGCTATCGCTTTACTGACCGCATTTGGGTTTGGTATTTTGGGTTTGATTCAGCTAATCAAAAGAAAGAGTTTATTTAAAGTAGACAAGGATATTTTGCTTCTCGGAGGGTTTTATCTAATTATAATCGCATTTTATGTCTTATTTGAAAACCTAACTATAAATTACCGTCCTATATTAGTAGACGGGAACCTCGAAGCTTCTTTTCCGTCCACTCATACAATGCTTGCGGTATTCATCATGTCCACTGCGATCTATCAATTTCACACGAGGATAAAAAATAAGAACCTTAGATATACTGCCGAAGCGCTATCATCGATAGTTCTTGTACTGACCGTTGTCGGTCGTCTTCTTTCCGGTGTTCACTGGTTTACCGATATAGTATCCGGAGTACTTATATCTTTTGCATTTGTGATGTTATACTATGCTTTTGTAAAATGGTTAAGGGCTGTCCGCCCTTAA
- a CDS encoding cysteine hydrolase family protein, translating to MDALIIVDMSNDFVDDKGGLTAGKPAQNIVGDMLETIKKYDKDNKMIVFAMDAHEENDKHFELWDKHNVKGTWGQELYGELGEWYEENKDKENVIWLDKSEYDAFYKTDLANILNKNNVDEVLIGGVCTDICVFNTVYGAYKEGFKTKVDKKLCATFTDNGETFLNQMNAIYKTTII from the coding sequence ATGGACGCTTTGATAATAGTAGATATGAGCAACGATTTTGTAGACGATAAAGGCGGGCTTACCGCGGGAAAACCAGCACAGAACATAGTAGGTGATATGCTCGAAACAATAAAAAAATACGATAAGGATAATAAGATGATAGTATTTGCCATGGACGCTCACGAAGAGAACGACAAACACTTTGAACTTTGGGATAAACACAATGTCAAGGGAACTTGGGGGCAAGAGCTTTATGGTGAATTAGGCGAATGGTACGAAGAAAATAAGGATAAGGAAAATGTGATATGGCTTGACAAAAGCGAATATGACGCTTTTTATAAGACCGACTTAGCAAATATACTCAATAAAAACAATGTTGACGAAGTACTTATCGGCGGAGTGTGTACGGATATATGCGTATTCAATACAGTTTACGGAGCATATAAGGAAGGATTTAAGACAAAGGTAGATAAAAAACTATGTGCCACCTTTACGGATAACGGGGAAACATTCTTAAATCAAATGAACGCTATTTATAAAACCACTATAATATAA
- a CDS encoding DMT family transporter: protein MSNNKKIMPYITGFLYSFIFGISFAFTSEVLTVLHPLQLPAVRFLFAALFITLLYFFGAFKLNYKGKDLKLLILLAMFEPLLYFIFETYGVKLTTSSLSGTMIATIPVVVCILAVIFLRERPSFLQWVFIVLSVIGSVIVVTGSGSSGGTSETIGILCLLGAVISGAGYNIMNKIVCEKFTAIEVTFFMMWFAAISFGIISIFYSKGFGGYIAAFTNVKVLLILMYLGTVSSVLAFFCYNFTLHNLPIAPAAAFANLITVISVIAGVFVRKEPFTLIQMLGAAIIVAGVFGVNLLGKDEDNGGKSFETDS, encoded by the coding sequence ATGAGTAATAATAAGAAAATCATGCCATATATAACGGGATTTTTGTATTCCTTTATATTTGGCATTTCTTTTGCCTTTACAAGTGAAGTGCTTACTGTACTTCACCCTTTGCAGCTTCCTGCGGTAAGATTTTTATTTGCTGCTTTATTTATAACCCTTCTTTACTTCTTCGGTGCATTCAAGCTTAACTATAAAGGTAAAGATTTGAAACTTTTGATACTACTGGCTATGTTTGAACCTTTACTGTATTTCATATTCGAAACCTACGGGGTCAAACTTACCACGTCTTCACTTTCCGGGACTATGATCGCGACTATTCCCGTTGTCGTATGTATCCTTGCGGTGATTTTTTTAAGAGAGAGACCTTCATTTTTACAGTGGGTTTTTATCGTACTTTCGGTGATAGGTTCCGTAATAGTCGTAACAGGCTCGGGCAGTTCGGGAGGTACTTCCGAGACAATAGGTATATTGTGCCTGCTCGGTGCTGTTATTTCCGGAGCGGGATATAATATAATGAACAAAATAGTCTGTGAAAAGTTCACCGCTATAGAAGTCACGTTCTTTATGATGTGGTTTGCTGCTATATCATTTGGGATTATTTCAATATTTTATTCTAAAGGTTTTGGGGGATATATCGCTGCGTTTACAAATGTGAAAGTTCTGTTGATACTGATGTATCTCGGAACCGTTTCCTCTGTTCTTGCATTTTTCTGTTATAATTTTACCCTGCATAATCTTCCTATAGCACCTGCGGCAGCCTTTGCAAATCTCATTACGGTAATTTCCGTAATTGCGGGAGTGTTTGTAAGGAAAGAACCTTTTACCCTTATTCAAATGCTTGGAGCGGCGATAATCGTGGCGGGAGTGTTCGGAGTGAATTTGCTGGGCAAAGACGAGGATAACGGGGGTAAATCCTTTGAAACTGACAGTTAG
- a CDS encoding GGDEF domain-containing protein: MLATHIQIDICFMIMIFIIYLNVRKSNNYSFDNKILSFLMILVIFVLFFDALGWFFDKRVWDYSEIVLYFVDIIYFSLSCIIAFFWMIFVYIKLYGNMDMGKLKWAFLAVPLTLFLILNITTPFRKLIFYVEDYTYVRGSMFALQTIINFGYLIASSIIAMIQRKKEIYQSKKDECLYLALFPILPIIGGVLQIFEYDLNVLWPAASLSLLLIYINMSNEQISLDALTGLNNRGRFVKYINSAARNLKCGKRLYLFMMDIDDFKNINDTYGHNTGDEALIKTSEILKKFFSLKHSFISRYGGDEFAVVISLNDDTQADRVIKEMDKFVESYNENITSGYNLSLSIRYSYTQGKDFDLEKLIAEADENMYKEKRIHKRI, translated from the coding sequence ATGTTAGCAACTCATATACAAATAGATATATGTTTTATGATAATGATTTTCATAATATATCTCAACGTAAGGAAAAGCAATAATTACAGCTTTGATAACAAGATACTTTCTTTTCTTATGATACTGGTCATATTTGTTCTCTTTTTTGATGCCCTTGGGTGGTTCTTTGATAAAAGAGTTTGGGATTACTCAGAGATTGTACTTTACTTCGTAGATATAATATATTTTTCTCTGTCTTGTATCATAGCCTTTTTCTGGATGATATTTGTATACATTAAATTGTACGGAAATATGGATATGGGTAAGTTGAAGTGGGCGTTTTTGGCTGTGCCTTTGACTCTTTTTCTTATCCTAAATATCACGACTCCTTTTAGAAAGCTAATTTTTTATGTTGAAGATTATACTTATGTAAGGGGGAGTATGTTTGCACTTCAAACTATAATAAACTTCGGATATTTGATTGCTTCCAGCATTATAGCAATGATTCAAAGGAAAAAAGAGATATATCAGTCAAAGAAGGATGAGTGTCTTTATCTTGCACTCTTTCCAATACTTCCGATAATAGGAGGAGTCCTTCAAATATTTGAATATGATTTAAATGTGCTTTGGCCCGCCGCTTCTCTTTCTCTTTTACTTATATACATAAATATGAGCAATGAACAAATATCGCTGGATGCTTTGACGGGACTTAATAACAGAGGAAGATTTGTTAAATATATAAATTCTGCCGCAAGAAATTTAAAATGCGGCAAAAGATTATATCTCTTTATGATGGATATAGATGATTTTAAGAATATAAATGATACTTACGGACACAACACAGGAGACGAAGCTCTTATCAAGACTTCGGAAATATTGAAGAAATTTTTTTCTTTAAAGCATTCTTTTATATCCAGATACGGAGGTGACGAGTTTGCCGTGGTCATAAGCTTAAATGATGATACTCAGGCGGATAGGGTCATAAAGGAAATGGATAAATTTGTAGAGTCTTATAACGAAAACATAACGAGCGGATATAATCTCAGTTTAAGTATCAGATATTCTTATACGCAAGGTAAAGATTTTGACCTTGAAAAACTTATTGCAGAAGCAGATGAGAATATGTATAAAGAAAAAAGGATCCATAAGAGGATTTAA
- a CDS encoding CatB-related O-acetyltransferase, producing the protein MTIPENKIYPRKGDKETIYLKNVITNENITVGDFTMYNDFVNDPVQFEKNNVLYHYPINNDKLIIGKFCSIGCGAKFLFNSANHTMKSLSSYPFPLFFDEWGLDIKDVAQSWDNKGDIVIGNDVWIGYEAVIMAGVTIGDGAVIATRSVVTKDVEPYTVVGGVPAKPIKKRIDDKTVNSLLEIKWWDWDKEKIRENIEAIKSGNAENLK; encoded by the coding sequence ATGACTATTCCGGAAAATAAAATATACCCTCGTAAGGGTGATAAAGAAACGATTTACTTAAAAAATGTGATTACAAATGAAAACATAACCGTGGGAGACTTTACAATGTATAATGACTTTGTAAACGACCCTGTACAGTTTGAGAAGAATAATGTTTTATATCATTATCCGATAAATAACGATAAACTTATTATTGGCAAGTTTTGCTCGATAGGATGCGGTGCAAAATTTCTATTTAACAGTGCCAATCATACGATGAAGTCCTTGTCTTCGTATCCATTCCCGCTGTTCTTTGATGAGTGGGGGCTTGACATAAAAGATGTTGCTCAGTCTTGGGATAATAAAGGCGATATTGTAATTGGAAACGATGTATGGATCGGGTACGAAGCGGTCATTATGGCTGGAGTTACCATAGGTGACGGTGCAGTCATCGCGACACGTTCAGTGGTAACAAAAGATGTCGAACCTTATACTGTCGTCGGCGGAGTTCCTGCAAAACCCATAAAAAAGAGAATTGACGACAAAACCGTGAATTCTTTACTTGAAATAAAATGGTGGGATTGGGATAAAGAAAAAATAAGGGAGAATATCGAAGCAATAAAATCGGGAAATGCAGAAAATTTAAAATAA
- a CDS encoding TetR-like C-terminal domain-containing protein, whose product MNTKNNKRRKESVKKIEKAFFDLMQYSDIKDITVTDICKKAELNRSTFYANYLDIIDLAEKIKDKMIEDFNDLYSDEHSNNYNSNDYLKLFEHIKENQLFYKTYFKLGLDNSFDITRYDTNLSKKYYDDKNIKYHMEFFRAGITSIIKMWLNDGCDLSSKELFEIIKEEYQGK is encoded by the coding sequence ATGAATACAAAGAATAATAAAAGAAGAAAAGAATCTGTGAAGAAGATAGAAAAAGCATTCTTCGATTTGATGCAGTATAGTGACATAAAAGATATCACCGTAACAGATATCTGTAAAAAAGCTGAACTGAACCGTTCTACTTTCTATGCAAACTACTTGGATATTATAGATTTGGCTGAAAAAATAAAGGATAAAATGATTGAAGATTTCAATGATTTATACTCCGATGAGCATAGTAATAATTATAACTCAAATGATTATTTAAAGCTATTTGAGCATATCAAGGAAAATCAATTGTTTTATAAGACATATTTCAAATTGGGGCTTGATAATTCCTTCGATATTACAAGATATGATACTAATTTGTCAAAAAAATATTACGACGATAAAAACATAAAATATCATATGGAGTTTTTTAGAGCGGGAATTACCTCAATAATTAAGATGTGGCTCAATGACGGCTGTGATTTATCATCAAAAGAACTTTTTGAAATAATAAAAGAAGAATATCAAGGAAAATAA
- a CDS encoding tRNA (adenine(22)-N(1))-methyltransferase — protein MVNLDIRLKAVYDLAEKCDTFLDVGSDHGYLPLHLIKNNIINKAVVSDINEGPLFNAKENFELYKMRDKAKFILTGGLRDIETRDIDAVSICGMGGELIISILEEDKTKAKGFDYLILQPMNSVNLVRKYLYENGYTIVKEDLVKDRHHFYNILKVIPKKDNREFDEIFFDLGYELFKEGNENFIEFIDYKIRVNKKIIENCKSKNSENAKRAKEKAVDYINRLEGVKKDYESKRCNRVY, from the coding sequence ATGGTTAATTTGGATATAAGACTAAAAGCGGTGTATGATTTGGCGGAAAAGTGCGATACATTTTTGGATGTAGGTTCCGATCACGGATATTTACCGCTTCACCTGATAAAAAATAATATAATAAATAAAGCTGTAGTCAGTGATATAAATGAGGGACCTCTTTTTAATGCAAAGGAAAACTTTGAATTATATAAAATGAGGGATAAGGCTAAGTTTATACTCACAGGCGGACTTAGAGATATAGAAACGAGGGATATCGACGCAGTCTCCATATGCGGTATGGGCGGTGAGCTTATAATAAGTATTCTCGAAGAAGATAAAACAAAAGCAAAAGGATTTGATTATCTTATACTCCAACCTATGAACAGTGTGAACCTCGTTAGAAAGTATCTTTACGAAAACGGCTATACCATTGTAAAAGAGGATTTGGTAAAAGACCGACATCACTTTTATAATATATTAAAAGTCATACCAAAGAAAGATAATAGAGAATTCGATGAGATATTCTTTGACTTGGGATATGAACTTTTTAAAGAAGGAAATGAAAATTTTATCGAATTTATAGATTATAAAATAAGAGTAAATAAAAAAATAATAGAGAATTGTAAAAGTAAAAATTCCGAAAATGCCAAAAGGGCGAAGGAAAAAGCGGTTGATTATATAAATAGGCTGGAAGGGGTAAAAAAAGATTATGAGAGTAAAAGATGTAATAGAGTATATTAA
- a CDS encoding Nif3-like dinuclear metal center hexameric protein, translating into MRVKDVIEYINVFANESFQYEWDNSGFQLGNRNDEVRRILITLDITNEVIDEAIREHCDMIISHHPLFFSTSMNIEQSSIKGDMIFKLIKNNINVYSAHTPMDVSTIGLNMFMAKKLGLSEIEPLERYVSDKCEDDANLFGLGAVGNLDTRMPVNIDGLLKKVKKAYNTNVLKVTNNYNTHGILSKVALCTGAGGDLLEMVKEKGAKVFITSDTKYHEMQEFVDNDIVLINVGHYNAEICFLEIMNELLKMKFHEIELIKSEEKNVESFAYFV; encoded by the coding sequence ATGAGAGTAAAAGATGTAATAGAGTATATTAATGTATTTGCAAACGAGAGTTTTCAGTATGAGTGGGACAATTCCGGATTTCAGCTTGGAAACAGGAACGATGAAGTCAGAAGGATACTTATAACACTTGATATCACAAATGAAGTAATAGACGAAGCAATAAGAGAACACTGCGATATGATAATATCACATCACCCTTTGTTCTTTTCTACTTCGATGAATATAGAACAGTCGAGTATAAAAGGGGATATGATATTTAAACTTATCAAGAACAATATCAATGTTTATTCCGCTCATACGCCTATGGATGTTTCCACGATAGGTCTTAATATGTTTATGGCGAAAAAGCTCGGATTAAGCGAAATAGAGCCTTTGGAAAGATACGTAAGCGATAAATGCGAAGACGATGCAAATCTTTTCGGGCTTGGTGCTGTAGGTAATTTGGATACAAGGATGCCGGTTAATATCGACGGACTTTTAAAGAAAGTTAAAAAGGCTTATAACACAAATGTGTTAAAGGTAACAAACAATTACAACACTCACGGAATACTCAGTAAAGTAGCTCTTTGTACCGGAGCGGGCGGAGATTTACTTGAAATGGTCAAGGAAAAAGGTGCAAAGGTATTTATAACTTCCGATACAAAGTATCATGAGATGCAGGAATTTGTAGACAATGACATTGTCCTTATAAATGTAGGTCATTACAATGCGGAAATTTGTTTCCTTGAAATAATGAATGAACTGCTAAAAATGAAATTCCATGAGATAGAACTTATCAAGTCTGAAGAAAAGAATGTTGAAAGTTTCGCTTATTTCGTTTAA
- a CDS encoding replication-associated recombination protein A, with product MQGNLFDDVREEQLKTKAPLAVRMRPENLDEFFGQEHIVGEGKLLNRMIEADRISSIILFGPAGCGKTTLARIIANKTSSYFYSLNAVTCGVKDVREIIENAKANLGMERKKSILFIDEIHRFNKSQQDALLPSVEDGTIILIGATTENPFFEINSPLISRSTLFKLKKIEKEDVRKIIENTLKNKERGLGNYDIQIDEEAIDYLSLMSSGDARVSLNALELAYLTTPKDENGVIKLNKDIIAECMQKKKVTYDKGDNEHYDTISAFIKSMRGSDPDAAVYYLAKMLYAGEDPKFIARRMIIFASEDIGNANIKALDLAVSTFKAVEVIGMPEVRINLAHCVTYLASSPKSNASYMAINKAMSDIENEPNYEVPLHIRNANYKGEKDFGIGVGYKYPHDFENDYVKQDYLPDEIKGRVYYEPKENGAEGNLKRYLENLRK from the coding sequence ATGCAGGGAAATTTATTTGATGATGTTAGAGAGGAACAATTAAAGACAAAGGCTCCTTTGGCGGTTAGGATGAGGCCCGAAAACTTGGACGAGTTCTTCGGTCAGGAACATATCGTGGGAGAGGGGAAACTTCTAAACAGGATGATAGAAGCGGACAGGATAAGTTCCATAATCCTTTTCGGTCCGGCCGGGTGCGGAAAGACCACTTTAGCCAGGATAATAGCAAATAAAACGAGCTCTTATTTTTACAGTTTAAATGCGGTTACCTGCGGAGTCAAGGATGTTAGGGAAATAATCGAAAATGCTAAGGCTAATCTGGGAATGGAGAGAAAGAAAAGCATACTGTTCATAGATGAGATCCATAGGTTCAATAAATCACAGCAGGACGCACTTCTCCCAAGTGTTGAAGACGGGACTATCATATTGATAGGTGCGACTACGGAAAATCCTTTCTTTGAAATAAATTCTCCTTTGATTTCCCGCTCTACTTTGTTCAAGCTTAAAAAGATAGAAAAAGAAGATGTCAGGAAGATAATCGAAAACACCTTAAAAAACAAAGAAAGAGGTCTTGGAAATTACGATATACAAATAGACGAAGAAGCAATAGACTACCTCTCTTTGATGTCAAGCGGGGACGCAAGAGTTTCTTTGAATGCACTTGAACTCGCTTATCTTACCACGCCTAAAGATGAAAACGGAGTGATAAAACTCAATAAAGATATAATAGCGGAATGTATGCAGAAGAAAAAAGTCACCTACGACAAAGGGGATAACGAACACTATGACACCATAAGTGCCTTCATAAAAAGCATGAGGGGTTCGGACCCCGACGCCGCCGTATACTATCTTGCAAAGATGTTATATGCAGGGGAAGATCCGAAATTCATAGCGAGAAGGATGATAATATTTGCTTCCGAAGATATTGGGAATGCAAATATAAAGGCTTTGGATTTGGCGGTAAGCACTTTTAAAGCGGTGGAAGTCATAGGTATGCCGGAAGTTAGGATAAACCTTGCGCATTGCGTTACCTACCTTGCTTCCTCGCCTAAGAGTAACGCTTCTTATATGGCGATAAATAAGGCAATGAGTGACATAGAAAACGAGCCTAACTATGAAGTTCCTCTTCATATAAGAAACGCAAATTATAAAGGAGAGAAAGACTTCGGCATAGGGGTTGGATATAAATATCCTCACGACTTTGAAAATGATTATGTAAAACAGGATTATCTGCCCGATGAAATAAAAGGCAGGGTTTATTACGAGCCTAAGGAAAACGGGGCAGAGGGGAATTTGAAGAGGTATCTTGAGAATTTGAGGAAGTAG